In Labrus mixtus chromosome 22, fLabMix1.1, whole genome shotgun sequence, the genomic window cagcagcaggttaaaCACACCGAGTCTCTCACAGGTCCACGTTCCCGTTCAGCCGTtactgctgctgatgttgttcttgttcttggaCGTCTTGGTGCTGCTGCCCCCTGGAGGCAGCTTCTGCTCGTCTCCCGTCAGCAGAGCTTTGATCTCCGACGGGATCTTCCCCTGATCCATGGCCGAACACCACTGCTTGTACTGCAGacgaaaaacacacaaaaacaacgaCAATAAACATCCAGAATGTAAAACGATCAGCTGATAGAGCGGGAAACATTCAGGTCGTCAAAATGAACGATGCCTCTATTAAATGATGAACAGAAGCATTAAATCACCGGTGCTCTTATTGAACCGTTATCTTAATCATCTTCAGCTCGTTCAAAACGCAGCAGCTCGCCTTTTAacagataaacacaaatatgaGAATATCTCCGGCCTGATCTCAGCCTCACTTTGCGTTTTAGGAttgattataaataaaaagcagatgaaaatgttgaaacattacatttatgAAAAGATTGAAATGTCCCCTCACCATCTCCAGCTCCTCCCGCAGGGCGCAGATGGCTCTCTCCTTACTGGAAACCAGTTCCTCCAGGTACTGGTACCTCAGCTTCTTCCGGGCTCGACACTCTCTCGCGCTCTGACGGCTTCGCTCCAGTTTGGCCTTCAGGTCGATCTTTGCAGGTTTGCGTCCCCGTTTGCCAGGTTTCTTCACTTTGCCAGCCACCATCTGACGACAGAAACAAGTCAGCAGGGTTGTTGTGATAACAGAATTTAAAGCTTTGATATGAAACTAATTCAAATCAAACTGTATCGGACCACTGGAGAGCCTAGAGCAGGGCTATTCAATTATAAATTCAAAAGGGCCAGATTTTAAAACCAGGAATTTGAAGAGATCATCTATCACTTCATCCAAAAAGGCCAGTATGCATCCTCTCACTGCTCTAATTCTGTGAGTGACACACGGGGAAGctgctgtgtctctctgttggGCTGTGCAGGTCCGCACCAGGGTTACGTCTCCGCTCAGCTGGAGACAAACTGTACTTTAACGTCCCTCTCCTGTGATCCCTCAAGAAAGTTAGTCCGGATAAGTCAGGTGTTTTTCATCGTGATGCATCCGaatgttatattatttaattactGCAACGCACTCGTTGCAACGTTGGTTTTGCGTTTGGAGTTGttagtaaaacaaataaatactttgcagCCCAGGCACGTTTAAACCGGCGGTGTTTcactgtatatttaaaaaaaaaagtgtttatttaaattgttctgtgttcactttttgtttgtaatcttttctctttgctgctgtaacaaagtaaataaaggattattttattttattataaggaacacaggaagttaatttaatttaataaatattaattattgagctgtggaaaaggattaaataagttttacactttttccttt contains:
- the crebl2 gene encoding cAMP-responsive element-binding protein-like 2; amino-acid sequence: MDDNKMVAGKVKKPGKRGRKPAKIDLKAKLERSRQSARECRARKKLRYQYLEELVSSKERAICALREELEMYKQWCSAMDQGKIPSEIKALLTGDEQKLPPGGSSTKTSKNKNNISSSNG